AAAATGTTGAAAACGCCCTGAACTCTGAAGTTTTGTAATGTTAAAACTCGAATCTGATTATCTCTATTCTCCTTATTTCTTCGTCTGGAATCCAGTAGTGACTCCACCATGTGATAAAATGGACAACACTAACAAGctgtagaaaaagaaaaattctgtgccaaaaagagagaaaaaaataatgTGTAAATATGAACCACAACATGGATGTTAGTACAGCTTGTATCAAGAATATTTTAGTAAATTAAAGCAAACTACTAGCCTTTTCCACAAATTTTAACTATCataggaaaagaaaaatagaagttaCTTATACAATCAGTAACGAATCGCAGAAACATTTTGAATTATTCTGTGTTCTTTCTTTCTTATCAGTCActttatttaatttgaatacaTAATTGTTAAAATAAATTTACAATTAAAAGTAATTTGAAGATGATAATCCTAAATAATACTTAGTTAATTGAGAGAATATAACACCAAAAAATATTgagagaataataaaataatattaaatagtttTATAAATTAAGAGTGTAATTAATAATTCAACAATAAGtattacaataaaaaaataagggACAGATTTTGTGGAACAGGACAGAACCACATTATTAAGTACCTAGTTTAGATAATAAATTATTAGAGCTTGGCATCTTAAGGAATCATatggtaaaatttttatttttgaaaagcaGTTTATTAAAGTTGGCTTATGNNNNNNNNNNNNNNNNNNNNNNNNNNNNNNNNNNNNNNNNNNNNNNNNNNNNNNNNNNNNNNNNNNNNACTTCATgtgtaattatattttttttatttatcaaatataaaatgagatatttatattttttaaaaatatatgtatatttCCAAAACATTTTACCAAATAAAGCATGAGCAAAAAATCTGATACTTACCCAGCACCAATACGTGCAATTTCACCTGAAATAAAATATGTATACCATAGTAAGTTCTTAGTCAATGATATatttaagagaagaaaagaaagaatctATAAAAGATACGATATGATACAGAATATGAAAACTTATGTTGTCGGACATAGAAACacgtatataaataatatatttattattaaaccaataactatttttaaaaacaatcatatgatatatatatatatttttttaaagtatatagatattcaaaaaataaaatttttaacctTTATATTTTAATAGAATTAGTAAAAATTGTGTATATCATATGTACATAAAAAAAAGTTATCTAAaattatactatttttttatCATAATATATATGATTGATATCTTTATCATTAGAAAAAGTTATTTTTTTCAACTACAATTTATTAAGAGAAAGGTGATAGATGAGCAActttaaaaatacaatttttttcatCAATTGGTGAAAAATCATTTTCGATAATATCTCATATTATAGTTTCTCTTTTATTGTATTGTGGAGTTTTTCTTAAAAGAAGACGAATATTAGCGCCGACAAATACTAAATTTTCTATACATTTAGACTTCAAGTTGTTTCttttagaaaacaaataaaagaataaGTGTTCCAATTCCTTTCACAACAAAAAAATGAAGATGGTTGCCCTAATAATCTAAGAGTAATTAgttgaaaaagttttgatttgTCACTATAAATTAGCCACCAAAATTTTGCATCAACTATGCTTCTATCATTCAAAGAGTCATAATTATCAAAAGACACCTTTATCATTAGAAAAACTTGTAAATTTAatgtttatttttctcttttatttcataaaaaaaaaatatattttttcaaacaTTTAACTCTTTCATTAGTGATTTCAATATCTTGATGAGGAAAAATTcgtataaaaaaaatacattataattttaaataaaaataataaataaaattaatgctcaaattaattcttaaaattttaaattgactCTAATTTTTAATTGTTTCAAATTGAATCCTGAATTTTTAGAGgtcaatttaaatattaattcaaACCTAGAACGACTATTATTCAAACTAATATCGTGGTAGTTTTGGAAAAGTTacttttaataaacaaaattgtTATTTAAGTACCATTTCTCACAAAGATCCTAGTGCTTCTTGTATGATAAAGGATTTATTCTTTCAAATTAATCAATTGTCAAAACTATGAAAGTTAATATATACATACCATATATTTGAACAAATTCTGAAGGCAACAAGAATGGGAGTGCCATTGATACAAGTAATAAAATAGACTTCAATCCCCACCATCCAGAGTGCCATGAATTCCGAGCTTCACATAATTTTCTTGTCTTAACTGTAGTAAGAAACATAACTAGGaaaaatatctgaattcatcGTCAAGGAAGATCCTCCATATTATTATGTCTAATTAATAAATGGATATGTAGATTATGTAACATCAGTTTTAATTTTTATCaagattgatttttaattttattaattgtgTGTTGCTCttattttgaataataattttatatttaattattctatcgATACTTATAGTTTTATCGATTTTCAACTAAGTTcatatacttttatttttttcaattaggtctttatattatattaaattttataaatattaaatcctTATTAATAGTAAACGTTAAAAAATGTTTATGAAATATAAATTTATTGATTTACCCCATTCCTTCAACATAAAGAAACCACCTTTATTCCCTATTTCTCTACTCTCTGCCAACCTGACACCAATTTCCGAAATCACCCTCCTCCATTATTCAATCCAACCCTCTCAATGGTATTCCGCCAAATAAACACCTCGCTCCTAACCTCACCCCTTCCTTTCTTTTTTCCACCCTCCACCACTCCTCCAACCTCGTTCACCATCTCTTCACCCTTTTCTGTCATTACTCTCTCTACCAACAAGCTCTCTTTTACCATAGAAAAATTCTTGTCATAATCAACATAAATTcagaaccaaaatttttgtaatcAATTTTTAGCATAATCAGAAAGAAAATTTTTGTCCTAATATTATCAGTTAATTACAGACAAAACACATAATCAGAATTTTTTAGCACTAATTATTTTAACATAATCAGTGAATAAAACTAAAACCAAttgaaaagcaaaagaaaaaatagaatgaagcaaaaacaaaataaaatagaagcaGAAGTAGAATAAAGCAAAAGTATAATGAAACAAAAGAAAAGGCAACAGCAAATCGAAGCAGAATAGAGGCTGAATCTGAGACCGCAAGCAACGGACACAGACAACAGACGAGAAGGAAGCAGTTCGTCGATGACCTCTTCTAGCAACGATGGAAGCAACGGtgtcactgataaaccactattttatagtttatattgtgtttaattgtgtggttttgtcatgatccttacccacttattcatcaatttagcatgcatttagatttccttcctaaattcagtacatgtttgaaaattgcttcctagagactttaattatttatttttttaattctcctttattccattcgacgccgtgatctgtgtgttaagtgtttcagactttatagggcatgaatgagttggagattggaaaggaagctagcaaaaaatggaaggaacacaagaatttgaggagataaccagcgacaagtgacgcggtcacatggctcacgcgaccgcgcgaaggagtgCAATtcgcagtgatgcggccgcatggcttgcgcgaccgcgcggattggaaagcgcaagcgacgcggtagcgtggacgacgcaaacgcgtggagaggaaaaagcgcaagtgacgcgtccgcatggacgacgcgatcgcgtgacatgcgcgatctgcataatcagcagaattcgatgggggcgattttggaccttatttcggcccagtttttggcccggaacagcagactagagtcagagaatatgcagaaacaagggACACATTCATTCAGcagttttagatatagtttttcactctcttaggtttttctctctagtttttagaattttaattttcaattggtcttagcattggaacagtgagaagagttatttcctcatcaagacttcatcattctagtttgttctcttaacttggttctattcttccatgttctttgttatgttcaattttgtcattcagatacttttatgattatttaatgcaaggattatttctttttaattcaatttcaattccaataatcatgtcttcttttaattccccttcgtgcgctatggattctttatttataatgcgtgagtagtttccttacttgatggggagttgattaaaaggaactcttgagttggaaggattgaaagaaaatttgtaattgggttaaatgttggattgctatcttgtcaccgacgccaatccctttgaactaaatgggttgcaacttgtgaacagatctggcattcccacttgtttgactttcccttacctagtaaaggataaccaaacagaacaaccattaattatagattaatcttacaatcaaaccatcaatgatagagattctaaccaatcaattcccagtcaaggcttttatttatattatttaaaaatcctcaattcaaattccaatttacttagctcaacttcttggaacatctgattaataaaacagcacacttttctgcaactcgttgggagacgacctgggacttaaaactctcagtaattttaatttaaactctctgtgacatatttctaaattgataagcagattctcggtgagttaagaactatacctgcaacgtaaccattttaataaatttttaattcaccagcttctgcttcccatcaatcaCCCTCGCCGCCTCTATTTTCTGTGGCCTCCACCCCTCTCTTTCTCCCGCAACGTGATCTCTCTTTCGTAGTCTCTCTCTAtccatttttctctctcttccatCATTCTGGGTCTCCTTCTCTCTCCGTGGCAGTGGCGGTGACGAAGAACAATCAGACTTATAAAGGATTTCCAAAACTTCTTCTACCACCAAGGCCGTGATAAATTCTTCGCTGCCAAGATCTAAAAGTACAACTCCACCGTCATCTGTACAAACATGTCACATGGCCCCTTCATCTCCTCCGATCCAAGAGTCGTAGCTNNNGATGGTGaatgtcactacaagaaaaatacccattcagccacactttttttaagctacatttgaaaagcgtagcctattcatagaataggctatgcttttctccgtgttgcctttttatatgagaaaaggatacacaattggtatcatttaaaaagtgtagccttaggtattttagaaatcacttataaaacgTAGCCTTATCTAAATATCTATAAATACACTTTTCTCATCTAAGGGAACGCTTGTAAAGAGTAGCTTATTTTTTCTGTTTCGGGTGCGCTTTTAAAATGTCTCCTAATATGGGAATCCTCAATAAACACTTAGTAAAAAAATTTGTTGGCCCTTCCCCTTACTCACGCAGCAGTGCAGCACACACTCTTATCCTCACTCAACATACACAAATACGAAAGAGAGAAGAAATCAGAGAGGAAAAGGGAAGGAAGGAAAGAGAGGACAACGCCGTCTAGGGCTCCGCCGCCGTCGCCGTCGTCGTCGAGCGCCAGTGAGAGAGAGAGCTCGAGGATGAGAGGAAACGCGACCCTCTTGAACTTGTTGCAGTATTCAGGTGGTTGCACGAAATGGTTAAAATCCACATCGCCATCATCTTATTAGGGCTCTGCCTAGTATGCAATTCGGCAGGTTTTGATTCAGACACAAATGAAATGAGCATTTTCTTGGTATTTCACAGCGAGTCCTAAAACTGGGTTTAGATTGGGACACAAATGAAATGAGTATTTTGATGTTTGCTAAGCTTGCAAAGCCACTTGGAACTGTTGGGATTGTGATTAATAGTCTTCATATCAAGGTTGATGTGTGTAAAAGCAATGTCcacattttgaattttgaagaagcaaatttagagaaaaagaaaacatgtggATATCTTATCTTTACTTCTGGGGCTATGAACTATTGAACTGATTTTCATGCATTAATTAAAAACATGGTTTGGTACTTCatctttttgttattaaaattcaTTTTACTTTGAATATATTGGGTATTGGATTAGAGTAGCcataaataagaagaaaataacatGAAGCTAGGATAAAAGATAAGATGCACAATATATAATTTCTGTACGTGTGTTATTCCCAAACATAATATGAAAATTGCACGAAGTATTAGAGACATATTCTCCTGTGTCCCGATCCAATTCTTTATTGCCTCTAACAAGAATTTCCAGGGTAGGGATCTTCTTGAACCACATTTCATGAGATGTGTAGTTTAATGCAGTTATTGTGCCCCAAGGGAAAATTTTCCACCGTTTTTAAGCAGATGAACAAACTTCGAATATCTTATTAAATTTTTTGGTTAACTTAGAAAGGCATAGAAGGGTCATTTACAGATTCCTGTTTCTTGTTGATCTTTCAGATTTGCATTCGATGTTGATCTTGATGCTCCAAAAGTTAGAATTCCTCTCAGATCTCGTGGTTCAGCCAGATGTGATAGTTATTTTCTTTTGGACTTTGGTCATTTTACACTACACACTGCGGTATGCTGCTTGAGCTATGGGGAATTGAGTTGCACTTTTGAGCTGTGGGGAATTGAGTTGCACTTTTGTTGTTTGGCCTTTTTATTGACAACGTTGTTTGGCCTTCTCTTGTATGATTTGGTGTTTTTACAGGAAAGCCAGTCTGATGAGCAGAGGCATAATCTTTATTCTCGATTTTACATATCAGGACGTGATTTTGCTGCCTTTTTTACGGACTGTGGCTCTGATTTTGGGAGTTGCAGTTTGGTTAAACCAACTCATGATAGTCAAATAATAAGCTCACCACGGGCCAAAGAAGCTGATAATGTGTATTCTGTCATTGATAGGTGTGGAATGGCAGTACTTGTTAATCAGGTTTGTCTGTCGTGTACTTATCAAAACTGTACTACAGTAATGATCTGCATCGCATTTTTGTTGAGCATAATTTGTTCTTATCCTGTTTGTGCCTCTGGTTTTCTGAAGATTAAAGTGCCTCATCCAAGTTACCCATCGACATGTATATCCATTAAAGTGCCAAATCTTTGATGGTAGAATTCTAGTTTCGAAGGTACTTCTGCAAACCTTTTAAAAATGTTTCCGTTAGCGATTATATTTGAGGTAATAACTTTTTTGGTTAAATCAGAAACCTAAATAGCCCTCATCTTACAGGGAATTGGGAATTCAATTGCTACGTGGCAAACATGTTTTCTGGTGCTTTCGGGGTCATATCTTTATGTATTTGAAACTGCAGAGTCTCAGAGTTACCAGCGATACCTAAGGTTTTAAACCCAACCCTCCTCCTCCTTTCCTGTTTTAGAACTTtgatattattttctattttaaattgaAGAGAAGAGAATAAGGAAACATTTATATGGAGAGTGAAATATAGAAATATACTCCAAAGTAGGATGGCCAGTCCATTTGCATGTCCGAAATGGGAACTTCGTTAAAAGTTCAAACAATCATGATGCAGTAATGTAAGAGGACAGTTACTGATGAGAGAGGCATCATGGTTTATATTGACATTTTTTCTCTTTGAAAATGCATCAAGTGGTTTATTTTAAACTGCTTTGTCATAAACTTGACATTCTTTTCTGTTCACCTTATTCttgatatatttatttatttatttttgaaaaaataagaatttCATTAGGAAGAAAGTAGGATAATACAAATTGGGGATAAGGGTTCCCCCATACAAAAGCAAAGCAAACAAAAAATTTATCTATGAAGCGTAGCTTTCCAATATCTGAACATGTTGGAGAGGGAAAGCCCCCTGTAAAGATTACGAGCTTTAATCATCCAAATAATGGTGAATTTTGATgtgaattttttttctctcttaacCTTTTGGCAGGGCATGGATTATAGGAAGTGGTAATGGTGAAGATAGAATTGCTCCACTGCTTGTGTTGAGCTCctctttcaaaaaataaaatggtgAAGACAGAATTGATGTAGGatacaatattttaatttttggtagagtattagtagtaaattctaagtggtcTCATGTTTATTTTGATATAGCTATGTttaatttagtgtgagatgtctaaggcatcattttttttcacttttggctacatttttcaagtgtacctgaatgggtgtttttcttgtagtgatgtgGTAGTGGCGTCTCCTTTCTCTCTTCATACTTCTTCCTACTGACACCACTTTGTcttcctcctctttttttttcttctcttttcatcTCCTTTGAGAATATGAGAAAATAATGAGgatttttttgtaatttaaaaaataagaggTGTTGTCCTTTAGGTTTTCTTGTTTTATACGTGGTATATTCACTTTATTTAACAGATAATTGTGTTAATATTAACGTTTTTGTCACAGTAGGggcttaattataaaatttaatatggTATAGggatttaattgaaaagaaaaaaaagtatagaaactaatttaaaaattcGATGAAACTATAACGACCGACAGAGTAATTAAactataattttataataaaagatTTTTTAAGCGTTTATCTATTAAAAATAATGGTAATGTTAGAGAGACAAAAAAAATAGCCaacaatttatcttatttaacattcattaattgctGCAGCAATTAATGTATGTTAAATAAAAGAAGTTGTGGCTGATTTTGACTAAATTCttttggttaccaaatatttttgtaaaaacAAAAGGAAAGTGTGTTTATTAACGAATTTGAGATATAATGACTTTAAAAGAAATATATTCAAATTGTAAAAtcctataaattaataaataatataattaattgacTAACTTCTATTCCACTTCAATCTTCTATTGACTATAACTTTCAATTCGGAGGCCGCACTGGTTGTGGCTACGCGATCGTCTCGTCGAGCTCTTCAAATTCATCTGAACAAAGTtgtaaaaaatttgaatttctcaCCGAGTTCTTCACTCTCTTCAATTTCGC
The DNA window shown above is from Arachis ipaensis cultivar K30076 chromosome B08, Araip1.1, whole genome shotgun sequence and carries:
- the LOC107613138 gene encoding uncharacterized protein LOC107613138: MCILSLIGVEWQYLLIRLKCLIQVTHRHVYPLKCQIFDGRILVSKGIGNSIATWQTCFLVLSGSYLYVFETAESQSYQRYLRAWIIGSGNGEDRIAPLLVLSSSFKK